The genomic region ACCAGGCGCAGTAGCCGATCGCCGTGGCGGTGCGCCCGGGCGCATCCGCTACCTGACCGGTGCAACCGTCGAGGATCGGTTCTTCCGAGTACTGAAGATGCTTGTGCTGCACGACGACACAGCGCGCGAGTACGGCCCACCCGCGATGATAGAGAGAGCAGACGAACTCGCCATGGCGGGGGCCGATGGGGCGCGGTGGGGTTATCTACCGGCTCCCGGCTGTAACGGCGGCACGCACAACCGTTCGCCCAGCCTCTCAAGAAGCGGGGGGGGTATTCTGGCCATGACGGATGTCGAGATGGTTCCGTACTCTCGGTTGGTCGTTCCGGCGCCGCTTTTTGGGGTGTCCGTGCGCGGCTGGCAGACGTGCCCTTCGCCTCAAACAGAGGAGGACCTACCGGGATGTCGATCGGCGACCCGCGCTTCTTCGCCAGAAGCGGACCATACCCACTTGCTACCGTTGCCAAGGCGGCAGGCGGCACGGCGCCCGAGGCCGATCTGCTGCTGACGGGTGTCGCTCCATTGCAGGCCGCCCGGCCTGATGAGGTGAGCTTCCTCGACAACCGGCGTTACGCCGCGGCGCTTGAGGTGACCTCGGCGGGCGCGGTGATCGTCCATCCGGACATGATCGCGCGGGTGCCGTCAGGGGTGGTGCCGATCGTCACGCGAAACCCGTACGAAGGGTGGGCGCGGGTGGCTGGCCTGTTCCACCCAAAGGCTCCGGATGCTCCTGGCATACATCCCACGGCGTTCGTCGATGAGCGGGCGCTGATCGATCCCTCGGCCGGGATCGGGCAGTTTGCCCTGGTGGAAGCAGGGGCCGAAGTCGGCGCCCGCTGTCGGATCGGGCCCTACGCCGCCATCGGTGAGGGCGTGGTCATCGGCCCCGACTGCCGGGTTGGCGCGCACGCGAGCCTGAGCCATGCCATTGTCGGTGCACGGGTCTATGTCTACCCGGGCGCGCGCATCGGGCAGGAAGGCTTCAGCTTCGCACACACCGAAGACGGCTTCCTGTCGGTCCCACAGCTCGGACGCGTGGTCCTGGGCGACGATGTGGAGGTCGGCGCCAACACCACCATCGACCGGGGTTCGACAGGTGATACGGTGATCGGTGCGGGCTCGCGCCTCGATAACCTCGTGCAGATCGGGCACAACGTCTGCCTTGGCCGATGCTGCGTCATCGTGGCGCAGGTGGGCATCGCAGGCTCGACGGTGCTCGGCGACTTCGTTCAGGTCGGTGGGCAGGCAGCTATCGCCGGGCACATCCGCATCGGGCAGGGAGCCAGGATCGGAGCGCAGGCGGGCGTGATGTCGGACGTGCCCGCTGGCGCCGCCCTGGTCGGCAGCCCCGCCCAGCCGAGGCAGCAGTTCTTCCGGCAGGTAGCCGTCCTGAAGCGCATGACCCGTCGAGGACTGTGACACAGCCTCACACGGAGGGCTTGCGTGGCCACGAAGGTCTGGTTTGGGGCGGGAGCGACCATTGAATGATGAACAGCCCGATATGTTCGATTTCCTGGAAGCGGATGTACTCGTCCTCACGGCAGGACCCTGTCACACCCCTTGGATTGTAAGAAGCCGCAGGATGGCCTTGCTCCGGTGGCTGGTGACTCTCGTGCTCCTGCTCGGGGTGGCGTGGCTGTCGCCGTTGCGCGCGCAGGAGGCGCCGCGGTTCGTGGGTGCGAAGGCCTGCGCCGCCTGCCATCCTTCCGAAACCAGCCTCTGGAAAGGCTCGCACCATGCGCGTGCCATGCAGGAGGCGACGCCGGCGACGGTGCTGGGCGACTTCAACAACGCCAGCTTCACGCAGTTCGGCATACCGACGACGTTCAGCCGCGCCGGAGACCGTTTCGTCGTGCGGACGGAGGGGCCCGACGGCTATCCCCACGAGTACGACGTTGCCTATACGTTTGGCGTCGATCCGCTGCAGCAATACCTCATCCGCTTTCCCGGTGGCCGGCTGCAGGCGCTCGGCATCGCCTGGGACGCCAGGCCGAAGGCGTCGGGTGGCCAGCGCTGGTTCGGCCTGTATCCCGAGCAGCGGCTGCGCGCCGGCGACCGGCTGCACTGGACCGGACGTGACCAGACCTGGAATTACCAGTGTGCCGACTGCCACACCACCGACCTTCGGAGGAATTTCGACCTCGCCACCAACGCCTACGCCACCGCTTTCACGGATGTGGATGTCGCCTGTGAGGCGTGCCACGGCGCCGGCTCGGTGCACGTCGCCTGGGCCGAGGTCCGGCCGAAGCCGCCTGTCCCGGTGACGCCGGGCGACCGCATGGGGCTGGCGAACTGGCTGCGCCCGACGGACGGAGGCGGCTGGGAGATGGACGTGCAGACCGGCATCGCGCACCGGACCGCGCCGCTCGCCTCGACCGAACCCGACACCTGCGCGCCTTGCCACATGCGGCGCAAGAAGCTGC from Rhodovastum atsumiense harbors:
- the lpxD gene encoding UDP-3-O-(3-hydroxymyristoyl)glucosamine N-acyltransferase, giving the protein MSIGDPRFFARSGPYPLATVAKAAGGTAPEADLLLTGVAPLQAARPDEVSFLDNRRYAAALEVTSAGAVIVHPDMIARVPSGVVPIVTRNPYEGWARVAGLFHPKAPDAPGIHPTAFVDERALIDPSAGIGQFALVEAGAEVGARCRIGPYAAIGEGVVIGPDCRVGAHASLSHAIVGARVYVYPGARIGQEGFSFAHTEDGFLSVPQLGRVVLGDDVEVGANTTIDRGSTGDTVIGAGSRLDNLVQIGHNVCLGRCCVIVAQVGIAGSTVLGDFVQVGGQAAIAGHIRIGQGARIGAQAGVMSDVPAGAALVGSPAQPRQQFFRQVAVLKRMTRRGL